In the genome of Mytilus edulis chromosome 3, xbMytEdul2.2, whole genome shotgun sequence, one region contains:
- the LOC139517079 gene encoding protein FAM89A-like, translating to MSENHGLPPLPKCFNGLIANGEKVVNGFDPDHAKGKDKAKDADSDTVKINPSLKTDKHNESEKNSSPFSRLHVALNRLKDEMVGLRQLDMSLLSQLWSLNDAIQDYKAVVQERCSETNSEYSWGMNSRTSSIGSMDDYDWNADIHLQPENHVPNSVHSSTSSLLQQINELKQRAETEF from the exons ATGTCAGAGAACCACGGACTACCGCCGCTGCCAAAATGTTTTAATGGACTTATAGCAAACGGAGAAAAGGTTGTAAATGGTTTTGATCCAGATCATGCCAAAGGCAAAGATAAAGCGAAAGATGCAGATAGTGATACTGTAAAGATTAACCCTTCTTTGAAAACAGACAAACACAATGAATCAGAAAAAAACTCTTCGCCATTCTCAAGACTTCATGTTGCACTTAATAGACTTAAAGATGAAATG GTTGGTCTTCGACAGTTAGATATGTCATTGTTGTCACAGCTATGGTCACTGAATGATGCAATACAAGATTACAAAGCTGTTGTACAAGAGAGATGTTCAGAGACTAATTCAGAATACTCTTGGGGGATGAACAGTAGGACCAGCTCTATAGGAAGTATGGATGATTATGACTGGAATGCTGACATTCATTTACAACCAGAAAATCATGTCCCTAATTCAGTGCACAGTAGTACATCAAGTCTTCTTCAGCAGATTAATGAACTTAAACAAAGGGCTGAAACAGAATTTTGA